A genomic stretch from Tenrec ecaudatus isolate mTenEca1 chromosome X, mTenEca1.hap1, whole genome shotgun sequence includes:
- the LOC142434764 gene encoding PRAME family member 27-like: MTVLTDLCFQEDIPNEMLTFLIERVKQTKDLPHLCCRKLELVRNVAPLPILGEILNKVQLDSVQEMRLLGSWDLQSLNWFSPYLSQMVQLHTLLLSECTLYCIVPGENDEDEAQKLLQQFTTQLLSLHQLHTLMLHSVNFFGNHLHQLLRSLQAPLETLHIRRSLLMDQDLTYLSSCPCTSHLKSLDLSGVRRPGSNYEFLPALLNRVSATLAHLDLADCGITDSDCDYLQPALGHCSQLRTLKLCGNPLSMAVLQTLLFHTFPRCNFAFLELPVPLNCYMDHQLTLPWHTLAEVMEQLRLTLQLHGPQRIRLAYRHCRTLCDAICIRMDN; the protein is encoded by the coding sequence ATGACGGTGCTCACTGACCTGTGCTTTCAGGAAGACATCCCAAatgaaatgctcaccttcctcatcGAAAGGGTCAAGCAGACGAAGGACCTGCCACACCTGTGCTGCAGGAAGCTCGAGCTTGTTCGGAATGTTGCCCCGCTTCCCATTCTTGGGGAGATCCTCAACAAAGTGCAGCTagactctgtccaggagatgagaTTGCTTGGTAGCTGGGACCTGCAAAGCCTCAACTGGTTCTCTCCTTACCTGTCCCAGATGGTCCAACTGCATACACTCCTCCTCTCTGAATGCACCCTGTATTGCATCGTCCCCGGGGAGAACGATGAGGACGAGGCGCAGAAGCTACTTCAACAATTCACCACTCAGCTCCTCAGTCTGCATCAGCTCCACACCCTCATGCTGCACTCTGTGAACTTCTTTGGTAACcacctccaccagctgctcagaagctTGCAGGCGCCCTTAGAGACCCTGCACATACGCCGTTCCTTGCTTATGGACCAGGACTTGACATACCTGTCCTCATGTCCCTGCACCAGCCACCTGAAATCCCTTGACTTGAGTGGTGTACGCAGGCCTGGCTCCAATTACGAgttcctccctgctctgctgaacAGAGTCTCAGCCACCCTGGCCCACCTGGATTTGGCGGACTGTGGCATCACGGACTCGGACTGCGATTacttgcagcctgctctgggtcACTGCTCTCAACTCAGAACCTTGAAACTCTGCGGAAACCCGTTGTCCATGGCTGTCCTACAGACCCTGCTGTTTCACACTTTCCCAAGGTGCAACTTTGCCTTTCTAGAGCTTCCTGTCCCCCTCAATTGCTACATGGACCACCAGTTAACTCTGCCGTGGCATACCCTTGCAGAGGTGATGGAGCAGCTgaggctgaccttgcagctccatggaccCCAAAGAATACGCCTTGCTTACAGGCACTGTCGCACCCTGTGCGATGCAATCTGCATCCGTATGGACAACTAG